tataccAGATGCTTTTAATTAGTTAACAGTATTATTCTGAAATTGCTGCAATTGACAAAATATTTCTTGCAAGTTTTCCCTGTCAATACAcagttttctctcttatttcctgTGATGTACAGAATTCTGTAGTAGAGATTTGTTCCACCATCCATCATAAAGCATTTAGATTATTTCCAATACTTTACTGTTTGATTCCTTGGCAACAACCCTTTCATATAAAGCTGAGTGTAGTCGTGCATCCTGGCACTGGGAAGGCGGAAGCGGGAttaccagttcaaggccagcctcccGGCTGCATAgtgaggtcctgtctcaaaaaaaaagaacaaggccaggcatgatggctcacaacTAATGccggctacttgagaggcagagatccaaagagttgtggtttaaggccagtccaggcaaaaggttGCAATACCCTAAATCAACAAACAAGGCAGGTGTGGaggtatatgcctataatttcagAACACAGGCAGAAGCCACAGgtaggactgtggttccaggctggcttccaggagaaaaactcaagaccctatttgagaAGTAacttgaagcaaaaaaaaaaaagggctggcggtaGAGTCCAgaaaggtagagtgcttgcctagagcacaaggccctgagctcgcTGTACCCCAGCATCATACAAATTTTACAGTTCACATCCTTGGGCAAATTAATTACCGTTGTAATATATGTTTATAGAAATAAACTTATTGGCATTTTCTTCCCATCGGTAGGTAAGAATGCCCATTTGCTAATGAAGGACTGACAGTGCTAGGCACTATTCTGGGTATTAGGAATGAAGCAGTGAATAAAACAGCATTATTTTTCCACCTCCTGGTCAAACAAGAGGGGAATATAAAgtttaccatttcatttttttgccaATTTCAATTCTTTTCCTGAGATTTTGAGCGGCAGTTAACTTAAAGCAGAATGAATTATAGGAAACGTTTCTTCAAAAAGTTTTTTGAACCTACCTTAAAATAAGGATATTAGGAGAATCAAACAAGCTCTGCACATAAAGTACTTAGAACACTACTTGACAAGAAATGTAGTCGCTGAGGTAGAtgctatttattatttctcattttacagatgagaaatgtgaggtttagagatgaaaaagaactTGCTTTATATTGCATAGGTAGGAAGTGGAAGTACAAGACTTTGAACCATGTCTGACCACAATGCTACACAGTTTGACTTACTCTATTCTCATTGTCAATCCATATTTAAATTCTGTGGTACACACAAaatgttgtttttctctctctctcattgtatTTACCATCTTTTCTGAATTTTGGATTTAATgtcatcaacaacaaaaaatacacaagTAGGGATGACAAGTCATTAAATAACAAAGTCAACATTCAGGATGCAGTACAAAAAGTAACTTAGTAATTGATACGTAACTCAAACACAAActgcttactttattttttaacaataaaacAGTAATAGAAACACAATAACTTACTTGTGACAAAGCCATCAACAGAGTAAAGTAAGAACAAAACTAATAAACAGGCATTGCTTCAGCTCAAATTAGTTgtctcctttaaacaggaaaaacTACCACTAGTCTAGTTGGTCTCAATCCTATCTACGCATTAAAagaatggaggaaaggaagactggtgcttaaaaaaaattacctgtATCTAAGGCCCACCTCTGAAAAACTAAACCAGCATTTCTCTAGAATGGGGCCCTACAAAGTTTTTTAAAGTGCTGCCAGTGTTGAGAACTACAGGTGTAAAGTAGTAAATGACACAAAACGCGCCCTCAAAGCAACTCAAAATCAAGAAACTACACACGATACACTTTTCACCTTTCATTCTTAGTTTAACAAACATCAAATACTGGATGGAAGTGATTCAAACATGCTAGACAAATTGAAATTCTCACTAGTTTACCCTTATAAAACTCTTAAAACACTGGTTTTCAGAAAGAATCCCCCACATTTTAAGTTTGCATAGGTGTTCACATCAGCTATTTGTTCAACTAAAAGAAGTCAATAAGATGAATTAGAAAGTATTTTGTTATCAGTtattataaaatgatatttatttcATGTACCACAAATAAACTTTTTggtacagagaagaggaagatttaAGTGTTTCCCATCTATTTCTGAAACTGCCAGAACTCCTTTTTATAAGATCAGTATCATCAAAGTCAGAacctaaacaaaacttttttaaaaaaatgcatacacAAAATACTTAATATATCCTTGACAAATCTCTACTGggaggttcagtagtaacaacgGGCATGTATCTTCAGAACAACCTTTCCTCATTTTTCAGGTTTGGAAACATCATGTCaagtatgaaaaataacttttccaTAACTTAAGAATACATGAATTCACTTAAAGATTTCTCCTTCAAATTCAGTGAATTCCACTTCTTCAGCTCTTTTTGTCAGGATTCCATATCAATCTCAACCACTTCATTCTTGCCCTGAAGTGTTGTTTCTGTCAGGTTGTCTTCACTTACATCTTCAATGTCTGCCAGGTCAATAGGTGGTAAAGGATTCCTCCAGTACTGGAACGTGTTATACTGCCAAAATTCTTCATTGTgctttaaggagaaaaaaaagagatgaaaatacaTTAGTGGCAAaagtttggcttttttttgttgttgttgctattttttcCCCTGGAAAATGGtgatatacacctgtaattctagcactcactcaggaggctgaggcaggaggataccaagttcaaggccagtctgctactagcaagaccttgtttcaaaaaaatctcataagagctaggggtgtagctcagtggtaaagtgtttgcttAACATGTGTCAAGCcttgggttcatccccagcaccacaaaacaacaacaaaaattaaataattttaaaacttcctttttagcatttttatttttaacaaatatacatttttaattctgATGAATTAAAGTACTTCATGTATCCAATCAAATCTGTGCATTTTAATATTTGTGGATTTGTAAAAGTGTTTACTAATAAAAGAGTTTCCTCCAAGAgcatttcttttcagaattttctaatttttcactcAAAGAAAATGTCTCAAAATGATCCTGACATGTTTTAAACTTTCAATGaggacaataaaaattttaaaatacacattcattaacttatttttggTCTCTTCCCTGAGGTTTGGTTTTCTAAGAGACTGACATTaaatagttcaaaatattttaatgaccTTTCATAAAGTATTAAGATATTAACACAGCAAATAGAAGGAAAACATTAAATTGATCATTTgactaaaaatatcttttaaatcaaTATTAAAGTGTATCAATCCAAATGAATGGTGGCTCCTTAAAAATTCAGCAGCTTACTCTGAATgacttacaaaattattttaagcaaTGAAGTTAAAATTGGAACAAAATTTTCAAGCATTCCCAAAATGCACTGTGCAAAGAAAATAGCATAATTGCATACAGGCTTACAAGGTGGTGATACTTAACATTTATGCCCTTGCCAGATCAATATTCATGTTCCACCATGTCTTATTGTTACTTTTTTCTACTTGCTATAGCAACACTGTCCAACAAAAATACAATGAAAGCCACATATGTAGCTTTCTAGTAAcagtaaaaagaaacaagtggaaataattttagtattttatttgatGCAATATATCCAAAAAtatagtttcaacatgtcagcattttaaaacttaatggTGCAATACATTCTCTGTCATTCTAGGTTTCACAATTTTCCAGCACTATTCAAACTAGTGAGCACGTTTGAGTGCTCAGTGGCAGCATGATTAGTGAAGAGCATAAGCCTGTGAGAAGACTCATTAGGAACCTGTGTCTTACATGTTAAGGCTTACTGAACCAAGTCTTTGGGGGAATCAATTAAAATTgggataaaaatataataaagtcaAAAGATATCAAGAAAAATTTCACTTTAATAAGCAAACGGGATTGAAAAGGGTTTGAGCTGTCTACCTTTGGAAAATCTAATTGCTAAAATTACCTACTTACAAAGGTCCTTCAATGTTAATATAACCTAGGAGCTAAAAGTGCAAACTTTGCCACTAGGCAGACCTGGATTTGCATAACTCCACATCAGTTCTGATCTTCTCCGCACTGGTAATGTGGAGTAGAACCACTGTAAGACTCAAGGATTAGCATAGTCATTGTCCAATATTGCTAGGTATTACATCCCCCAGTGAATGTGAATCATTAATCACATTCTTTCTAGTAAAAcacttgtttgctttttgttaaaAATACCTGACAGTAAGAGTCAACACTGGCAGAGCATAATATGAttctatcatgaaaaaaaaaatttcaataccTTTTAGttctctacttaaaaaaaaaaaatatctgaaacaaCATAGGCCATATTCGGAGGTTCCAGGACAAAAATGTTACCATTATTCTGCCTGCACTGCATTTTCCAATGTAGAATAAAGGTATTTGAGGTGGTTATTTCCTAAATGAGATCCCAGGGAGAGGACAGGAATTTAAGCCCTATTCTGAGCACAATAAAAACCAGGCAGACATCTATTACATGGCAAcagttttcttatttctctgtttttgttataACTTGTTTTCCCTTGGTAATTAGCTTAAAACAGAAAAGGTTACCTTGCttagtgccagtggctcacgcctataatcctagccccgcaaatagttcatgagattctatgtcaaaaatacccaacacaggcagaaggggagataaaggagaatggtggagggagtgaattcaactatactATAatgtaagatcttttgtaaatggcataatgtacccccagtacaacaataataaaaaagattcagGTTACAAGGCATGCACGGGTGGAGCGGGGGaagcaacacaaaaaaggactggcagagtggctcaagtggtagagtgcctgtccagcagaggggaaaaaaaaaaggttgtcttTGGAGGCAGAAAAGCAACCGGGGAAGCTGGACAGTGCACATTCTTCTCTTAGGTTTACAGAAGAGAAGCTGCTCAGGGAACTAtgctgaaaaagaaggaaattgactGTTCCTGGGCTTTTGCCAAAAAGAACAGACTAGACTTGGTAAAGAAGGAGCCCTACAACCAAGCCTCTTCCCTGTGGTGAGCTTGCAGCAACTAATGCAAGTGAGAACTGGCAGGTAAAGTCACTTGTGTGTGAGATAAGACACAATACAGTTGTGCTAGCAGATTCTAGGCAGGCGTGATGTCAGTTTACTAAAAACTCCCCATTTCTCTATTTTCCTCTTATCAATTCTGTACATACCCACTCTGTACCCAATGTATTCTGGTGGAAAGACAAGCATATATATGGGTGGGACACCAAAAATAGTCTGAAGAGGAAGATTTCAAACTACACAGTACCTATCCACAGGTTTGAATGACCATCATCGTCTTAATGTTAGTTTTGAACATCTaatagaaatttaaagaaaaagtgtcTAAAAACAGCTCATTTTCTAATTTCCAAGAAAACTGGAAGTAATATTTATAATTCCATCCAGAAATGGTCATTATAGTGATTAAAAGATAATTTCTCACAACCAtagggggggaaaaaaatcttgatctcaactataaaattctcattatctTACTAGACTTTTCTCATAAGCACGTAATACGaaagaaatctctttttttttggtatggtaGCTCATAAACTCTGACATAAAGTACTTAAGACTAGGAAAATGATGGGTGGATGTGGATGGTGCTTGAAGAGTTTGGTGAATTCTGAGCACTATACCTGGTTCTTCCACTCTTCCACCCTTAatccccgcccctcccctcccccgtaAGTTATCTcagaactgattaaaaaaaaaaaaagcagcttgaATTCTTAAGTCTACATCAGAGTTGTCAAATAAATTTGTGccacaaactttaaaaattttccagTATTCTTACTAAAAGCGCTAAAACTAAGTTTATTCAATCTGACACACACAAGTTATTTCATATGTAACACTTTTGAGGTATTTGATATCTTTTTTTCAAGTCTTCAAAATCCACCGTGTTGTACACTGGCAGCACATCTCAATTTGAACCAGTCGTATTCCTGGTTCTCTCTCAGTAGGATTCGAGTTAGCAGCTACCAAACTGAACTTGATGGCTCTAGACAAATCAGACCCCAGGACTCTCAGGGGCCTAGGCGAGAAGAGGAGGCACTTCTCAGGGATCCCGGTATGTGCTTTACTGAGACACAGGTAATTTTCAACAATCCTATTTTACAGGACTGGATGATTTAACACTGAGCTTAAAAGGCTGTTCCCAAGATCCGGCGGTCAGTGCCCTCCGCCATGTACACCTCCTGCACCCCAATTAACTGATGACTACCACAGTGGCCACGCTTGGTCAGTCGTGCCACCCCTTTCTCCGACGTGGTCGTTGGTGAACCCCTGTGCTCGCAGCTATGGTCCTCGCCTCTTACAGCCTGCCGTCCACTCGGCCGGCGGGGACCCCGCGCTGCGCCTCTGGGATATCTTAACACAGGTCTGTAGCGGGACACTGCTCCCCGGGACGCGCGGTACCTGGGGAAAAGGGGGGGCCCTGCGCCCACAACCCCGCTGCTCCCAGGCCCCTACCTGGCGCGGTGCGGCCCCCCAGTCTCCCCGCCGGGGCCCTGCGCGCCCCGCCTCGTCGTCGCCACCGCCCCTCGGGGGCCGGGCGTCCCGCAGCTCCTCCCCCGGCCCGCGGGGCCGCCCGGGCAAGGGCGACTGCGACGGCTCGCCGGTCTCCAGCCCGCGACTTGCAGGCTCCTCGCCCCCCGGGACGTCGCTGTCCCCGCTGCCTCGGCGCTTGCTGGGCGAAACCGAAAGCTCTGTCATGGCCCCCGCGTCGATTTTCCGCTTTCGGGGCTGCCCGGGGTGCGCGGTCCCCGACGGCGGGACCcagagcggcggcggcggcggctcctcGGTGAAGTCGCAGAGCAGGAGCCGCTTCCAGGGCACGTGGAACGTCAGCGGCTCAGCCGCACGCCGCTTGGCCATGGGCCCGGAGGCTTGGGGAAAGCTGCGGGGGGCGGAGCGCACGAGGGCGGGCTAAGCCGAAGCGGGCCAGACGGTCGGGAAGGTGGAGGGGGCGGGGCGGCCCGAGCCCGGTGCCGCCCGCGCGCGAGGCCTTCGTCGGTGCGGAGGTGAGGCCCGGACGTTGAGCCGCCACGGCGGAGCGGCGGAGATTCGAACCTGCGCACAAGTGTGCGCGCGCGCATGCTCGTCGTCTGGCGCAGCCGCTGATTGGTGGAAGCCTTTAGGGCGCGTTCCCGAGCGCCCTCGCGGCCGGAAGTGCGCGCCCCGGGGGAGGCGGGAAGGTGGCGGCGGGCCGGTTGAAGATCGGGAGCCGCGGCTCGCGGGAGGCGTGGCCCTTTTCAGGGGCGGGCAGTGCGGTATGTGTCGGACCCTTCCTTAGGGAATTCAAGGCCTTCCACGTGAATGTGTCACTGTGTCCTTCCTCGTGTCAGTGACCACGGGGACGGCTCCGTGGGATTAGTTTTAAATGCGCTGGTGTTAAGAGGCTTTGCGCTTCGTTATTATCCAAACCGACTGAAGGGGAGTCGGGGTCGAGGGGAGTTAGCAAAAGCTAGCATTGAAAGAAGCAAAAAAGCAGTGTTTTGGGCGGCGTCTGCCCTGCAAAGTGGAGTAGGCACCACAGACCTGGAAGACCTTAAGAACCGAGTTGCAGACGGGATGTGTCTCCTGCAAAGTAGCTGGGTAGTGGCCAGAACCAAGTTATGACACAGGTCCTGTTTTAAACCGAAACCTACAATTGTTTGGATCTGAAATTATGTCGGAAGCCCCTAGGTCTCCGCTTTCTCGGCAGTGCTCAAATTGTAAGATCTTGATCATAGCAAAATTATGTGTTGCCAGACGAAGGGAGATGGAGACAATTGCAATACATTTGCGTTAgcttatattttcattgtttaataAAGACAGTAACCAAGTAAACAAAAATGATAGGAAGAAAATAAGGACTACTACTAGTGTTTGGAGGAAAGGAACTTAGACCCTTCTGGGGGGAGTGTGGAAGGAagataatttgttttttgtttttaaatattgccGCCGGGCgccgatggctcacgcctgtaattctagctactcaggaagcagagatcaggaaaatcactattcgaagccagcccgggcaaatagttctcgagatcctatctggaaaacccCCTCACAGAagtagagctggtggagtagctcaaggtgaagaccctgaggttcaagccacagtaccgcaaaaaataaattatttctttatttttccattgtcCTGGGGACAGATGCCAGAATATGAGCTGTTCCTATGTGCTATATAATGGCACCGCCTTCCTTTCCCCTCACTtcaaaaataattctgttttgAATGTGGAGTTCATCATccctttttctttgtaatttcccTATATCtgcctgcgtgtgtgtgtgtgtgtgtgtgtgtagcactttctgcattttttaaataaatggattcATGCAAGTATATACTTTTCACTTGGCTTCTTTCCCTCAGTATATTTGAGATTCATACGTTTTGTTATGTGTTTACTTTTTATTGCCAAGTAGCATTCCATTATATGGGTATATCAcaacttgtttattcatttgttgatgggtgTGTGGGTTGTTTTTAGTTATTACAAAGTTGCTGAAAACATTTGTGTAAAAGGCTTTGCATGGACATAGGCTTATTTTTCCTAGTGCTTTTAACAGCTGAATACCTTCATAGCACTGGATGAGAAATGGTTTTTTTGCCACATCCTTACCAGTAAACTCAGAATGTTCTGACCTGATCAGTGTGAAATAGTACCTCACTGTGACTTCAGTTTGCATTTCCGTCAATGAAGTGAgccatatttttatgtttataggCCATTCTTGGTGCAGTAAATCCTGGCATTTTACCCTTCATGGTTTCTTTTGCTGAACAAATTCTAAACTTAAATGTGGTTTAAATTATTGGCCTTTTGTTTCTGGttatggatttttgttttgatCTCATTTAAGGGGCAGGCCCTTTCACCACCACCTCTGTCTCAAAACGCCATTACCTAGACCCCAGTTTCTGCTTGGCCTAATTTGGATAACTAAACTTGTATAAAAGGACTATTATATCTTTAGCTCTCTTTGAAAATTGGATTTTTTACCTTTTCTGGTTTACATTCTGAAAGTAATTCTCTTACAGAAGGTGttgtaaatattataaatatcttcTCTCAGTTTGTCTTATATTTTCATTCCATGTGGcttaattttaatgtaacagAGTTTATCAGTCTTGTCTTTTTTGGTTTGCACATTATGTCTTGTTTAAGAAATTCTTTCCTGTGCCAAGttctaaatatttcatgtttttgcttCAATATTTGTATCTTTCATCCACTTGGAATTGatttgtgtatatacacaatgaggTTAAGGACTCAAGTTTGTTTCTGTTCCTTATAGAGAATAactagttttctcagcaccacaTATTGAACAGTTGTCCTTTCTTTGTACCTgctttaaaatcaatttttcatAAATACATGTAACTGTGGGGAGCTCTCTTCAACTGGTCGATCTGCTATCCATGCTAGTAAAACAGTGATTTAATTATTATAGCTTTGTAAAAGGTTTTTCTAGACCAGTtcgcaacattttttttttttcaggcgtGTTTCAGCTACACTTGGCCCTTTGCTCTTCTGTATGACTGTGGcattttcttttggaattttgGAATCTCTGAGACAGCTCATTCTCTATGGGaatgagttctttctttcttgataaaCTTTGCTGTTCTTAATAAACTTTTGTTATTACTTTCGCTATGTTTTCCATCTTGCTTGAAATCTTTCTTGCAGGAACACAAGAACTGAGGACCCCAACTAAAGCTCCTGGAAACTATAGTACAGATCAACTTAAGGAGAATTTTCATCTTTATAATACTAACTAAGCCCACTCCCTGTTCAGGAATACAGttccaggggctggtggagtggctcaagtggtaaagcacctcctagcaagcactaggccctcagttcaaactccagtatgggagaaaaaaaaagaatatacctctaattagatttttaaatgtctttcagtAATGTTTTATAATTCTCAGCATAAAGGATTTATCTTTTGTTAGCTTAATTCCTACTTTGTAATTTTTGTAGATAGTATTTGTTCTTTCCC
Above is a genomic segment from Castor canadensis chromosome 13, mCasCan1.hap1v2, whole genome shotgun sequence containing:
- the C13H9orf40 gene encoding uncharacterized protein C9orf40 homolog: MAKRRAAEPLTFHVPWKRLLLCDFTEEPPPPPLWVPPSGTAHPGQPRKRKIDAGAMTELSVSPSKRRGSGDSDVPGGEEPASRGLETGEPSQSPLPGRPRGPGEELRDARPPRGGGDDEAGRAGPRRGDWGAAPRQHNEEFWQYNTFQYWRNPLPPIDLADIEDVSEDNLTETTLQGKNEVVEIDMES